One genomic segment of uncultured Fibrobacter sp. includes these proteins:
- a CDS encoding TIGR03960 family B12-binding radical SAM protein: protein MHLAKFANMTILEKIALALPAVESPARYMGGEANSVVKDHSQMLCRMAFVFPDKYEIGMSNNGIRILYHVINREPDLLCEVSFAPWDDMAKEMEKYDIPLYSYASYTPVRDFEVVGMTLQTELNFTNVPYVLDIARIPVWQKDRREEDPILVAGGPAMANPEPVVDFFDAFMIGDGEDMIIKFLRCVGEGRKAKLPRAQILENLSKIDGVYVPSLRPTVINEFGDIVPAEPAKGSYQNTNGVRRQFIPVMDPKNYPIKNLIANMQLVHNRFSVEVMRGCAQGCRFCQAGIWYRPCRELDPDDVLDIAKAGIKATGERELGLLSLSTADYKPVEGLTDSIIDDPFFDTVDVSLPSIRVNAFGETLAQKISALKGGRSATFAPETGSERIRKMINKTISDQDMYNAAEHAFSSGFNKIKLYTMIGFPTENEQDMEAFCNLIENLVKIGRKYLRGCQIAVSMGILIPKSFTGLQWAPFMDKETALKHIRYVRERFFRHPNVKVNWAGWETSFLEAIYSRGDRRLGPVIYAAYKKGIIFESDSYRFDFEKWQQVWEECGYDTSWVYRMREKDEVFPWDFIHAGTSKQYLRGEWEKAFKEDSAPVPNCKWGDCQKCGIPGFGAEIKLANDPVRHKAPSRTPEEIKKLVAERRPTQKSCHSYKITFKKTGLSRFLPHQNMLSFFERTFLCAGIPIKFSEGFSPKPRISNMGALPLGLETYCEVISVDLLQPLDISKENLPKIMAELSRPFPRGMEIVNIEPLKEKLSKHMPTAMIYSFTPESIPEGIMEKFESKTLPVVLNHRGQEINLNEHILGIQIAGGAIILKIKCNNMGTTASPFNIYAALMGVNFDPKKLDEASRRFLIKKIAMEW, encoded by the coding sequence TTTGCCGCATGGCGTTCGTGTTCCCCGACAAGTACGAAATCGGCATGAGCAATAACGGAATCCGCATCCTGTACCATGTCATCAACCGCGAACCGGATTTGCTGTGCGAAGTCTCTTTTGCACCGTGGGACGACATGGCAAAAGAAATGGAGAAGTACGACATTCCGCTGTACAGCTACGCAAGCTATACGCCGGTGCGTGATTTCGAAGTGGTCGGCATGACGCTCCAGACGGAACTCAATTTTACGAACGTGCCCTACGTGCTTGACATCGCGCGCATTCCCGTATGGCAGAAAGACCGCCGCGAAGAAGACCCGATTTTGGTGGCAGGCGGGCCCGCCATGGCAAACCCCGAGCCGGTTGTAGACTTCTTTGACGCCTTCATGATTGGTGACGGCGAAGACATGATCATCAAGTTCCTGCGCTGCGTGGGCGAAGGCCGTAAAGCTAAACTTCCCCGTGCCCAGATTCTAGAGAATTTGTCTAAAATTGACGGCGTGTACGTTCCGAGTCTCCGACCCACCGTCATCAACGAATTTGGCGACATCGTTCCTGCAGAGCCTGCCAAGGGCAGCTACCAGAACACGAACGGTGTGCGCAGGCAGTTCATTCCGGTAATGGATCCGAAGAACTACCCCATCAAGAACTTGATTGCCAACATGCAATTGGTACACAACCGATTCAGCGTCGAAGTCATGCGAGGCTGCGCCCAAGGTTGCCGTTTCTGTCAGGCAGGCATTTGGTACAGACCCTGCCGCGAACTCGACCCCGATGACGTCTTGGACATCGCCAAGGCTGGCATCAAGGCAACCGGCGAACGCGAACTTGGACTTCTTTCGCTTTCCACCGCCGACTACAAGCCCGTGGAAGGCTTGACCGACTCCATCATTGACGACCCGTTCTTCGATACGGTAGACGTGAGTCTCCCGAGCATCCGCGTGAACGCCTTCGGCGAAACGCTCGCCCAAAAGATTTCTGCCCTCAAGGGTGGCCGCAGCGCGACCTTCGCACCTGAAACCGGTTCCGAACGAATCCGCAAGATGATCAACAAGACCATCAGCGACCAGGACATGTACAACGCCGCCGAACACGCCTTCAGCAGCGGGTTCAACAAGATTAAGTTGTACACAATGATTGGTTTTCCGACCGAGAATGAACAGGACATGGAAGCGTTCTGCAACCTGATTGAAAACCTGGTCAAGATTGGTCGCAAGTACCTGCGCGGATGTCAAATCGCCGTGAGCATGGGTATTCTGATTCCGAAGTCCTTTACCGGGCTGCAGTGGGCTCCGTTCATGGACAAGGAAACCGCCCTCAAGCATATCCGCTACGTGCGCGAACGATTCTTTAGACACCCGAACGTGAAGGTGAACTGGGCCGGCTGGGAAACAAGCTTCCTCGAAGCCATATACAGCCGCGGCGACCGCAGGCTCGGCCCCGTGATTTACGCCGCCTACAAGAAGGGAATCATCTTCGAAAGCGACTCCTACCGTTTCGATTTCGAAAAATGGCAGCAGGTCTGGGAAGAATGCGGCTACGACACCAGCTGGGTGTACCGCATGCGCGAAAAAGACGAAGTGTTCCCGTGGGATTTCATTCACGCCGGCACAAGCAAACAGTACCTGCGCGGCGAATGGGAAAAAGCCTTCAAGGAAGACTCCGCACCGGTGCCCAACTGCAAATGGGGCGACTGCCAAAAGTGCGGCATTCCGGGCTTCGGCGCCGAAATCAAGCTCGCAAACGACCCGGTGCGCCACAAGGCCCCGAGCCGCACACCCGAGGAAATCAAGAAACTTGTCGCTGAACGCCGCCCCACGCAAAAGAGCTGCCACAGCTACAAGATTACTTTCAAGAAGACTGGTCTCAGCCGATTCTTGCCGCACCAGAACATGCTCAGTTTCTTCGAACGCACGTTCCTTTGCGCAGGCATTCCCATCAAGTTCAGCGAAGGCTTCAGCCCGAAGCCCCGCATTTCGAACATGGGCGCACTCCCGCTCGGTCTTGAAACCTACTGTGAAGTCATCAGCGTAGACTTATTGCAACCGCTTGACATTTCCAAGGAAAACTTGCCGAAGATTATGGCCGAACTTTCGAGGCCGTTCCCGCGCGGCATGGAAATCGTGAACATCGAACCGCTCAAGGAAAAGCTTTCGAAGCACATGCCGACGGCAATGATCTATTCGTTCACGCCCGAATCCATTCCCGAAGGCATCATGGAAAAGTTCGAAAGCAAGACGCTCCCCGTGGTACTCAACCACCGCGGTCAGGAAATCAACTTGAATGAACACATTCTTGGAATTCAAATTGCAGGCGGCGCCATTATCCTTAAGATCAAGTGTAACAACATGGGAACCACCGCAAGCCCGTTCAATATTTACGCGGCCTTGATGGGCGTCAATTTTGACCCCAAAAAGCTTGATGAGGCGTCAAGACGCTTCCTTATCAAGAAAATTGCGATGGAATGGTAA
- a CDS encoding protein kinase yields the protein MIRNILAETLDRVSRNLALRPNYTMEEYQRWFDQNPEYMHNGAMQHIQLVEPLTLEGTNNLYRAQYWLEHPNDPSRYVEQEIVVKICKFWASPGKNRLHRLNSLLSAFQDEIRINNLIHATNIEGVVQSMGGGIAGRHPYLKMEFIKGCSLDRLFKKDLTDDEILHRVAQLAYLANTISQLHYYQVVHKDLKPKNLLLCQNPQHKNNHKILVCDFGYAQAKMRDTITEYGGQMTPCYSAPEQAIMGENLSASVDYFSFGIIVHEYLTGEKLFPHSMDIFIEDGYRITDRYLEYLKTGRENRFNDPRFPELTQWIDNLTIFDSFERMQCCPNLFDIAHKLRERVNAQGYRDVNTDFLWNQLREYNRF from the coding sequence ATGATTCGAAACATTCTGGCAGAAACATTAGATCGCGTATCTAGAAACTTGGCTCTCCGCCCGAACTACACCATGGAAGAATACCAGCGGTGGTTCGACCAGAATCCCGAATACATGCACAACGGGGCCATGCAGCATATCCAGCTCGTCGAGCCCCTGACGCTCGAAGGCACCAACAACCTTTACCGCGCCCAATACTGGCTGGAACACCCGAACGATCCCAGCCGCTATGTGGAGCAAGAAATCGTCGTCAAGATTTGCAAGTTCTGGGCAAGCCCCGGCAAGAACAGGCTCCACCGCCTGAACAGCCTCTTGAGCGCATTCCAAGACGAAATCCGCATCAACAACCTGATTCACGCCACCAATATCGAAGGCGTGGTGCAGAGCATGGGCGGCGGCATCGCCGGCAGACACCCTTACCTGAAAATGGAATTCATCAAGGGTTGTTCCCTCGACAGGCTTTTCAAGAAAGACCTGACCGATGACGAAATTCTGCATCGAGTTGCCCAGCTTGCCTACTTGGCAAACACGATTAGCCAGCTGCATTACTACCAGGTAGTGCACAAGGATTTAAAGCCCAAGAACCTGCTTCTGTGCCAGAATCCGCAACACAAGAACAACCACAAGATTCTCGTGTGCGACTTCGGTTACGCCCAAGCGAAAATGCGCGACACCATCACCGAATATGGTGGACAGATGACGCCTTGCTACAGTGCGCCCGAACAGGCGATCATGGGTGAAAACCTGTCGGCCTCGGTGGACTATTTCAGTTTCGGCATTATCGTGCACGAATACCTGACCGGCGAGAAGCTGTTCCCGCATTCGATGGACATCTTTATCGAAGACGGCTACCGCATTACCGACCGTTACCTGGAATACCTGAAGACCGGTCGAGAAAACCGATTTAACGACCCGAGATTCCCGGAACTCACGCAGTGGATTGACAACCTCACCATTTTCGACAGCTTCGAACGCATGCAGTGCTGCCCGAACTTGTTTGATATTGCTCACAAATTGCGCGAACGCGTTAACGCCCAAGGCTACCGCGACGTGAACACTGATTTCTTGTGGAACCAGCTGCGCGAATACAATCGTTTTTAA
- a CDS encoding outer membrane beta-barrel protein — translation MKKMFLAAVTALALCSYSYAQDDDDEYEEDDAPAREEAPAIEEDDAPVAKTEKKSKASSGDAFLGLGMGLTDSYQQIHIKYKISSTLTATGILLLNHHGESTYEAGGAEVDMGDDYTAFGIGAGIDYYLDTPVLPTSVGAEIAYISNGEQLLANDGMNKSTLSSSNLNINLMFGVHAELVKNFELSGKAGLGFVYTSSTTKTTAIAANTSSETEMSNLSFGLKAGVYATWFFL, via the coding sequence ATGAAAAAAATGTTTCTTGCTGCCGTGACGGCACTCGCCTTGTGCTCTTACAGCTACGCACAAGACGATGATGACGAATACGAAGAAGACGACGCCCCGGCTCGTGAAGAAGCTCCGGCGATCGAAGAAGACGACGCTCCGGTTGCAAAAACAGAAAAGAAATCCAAAGCCTCTTCTGGAGACGCCTTCCTGGGCCTCGGTATGGGTCTTACCGACAGCTACCAGCAAATTCACATCAAGTATAAGATTAGCAGCACGTTGACCGCTACCGGTATCTTGCTGTTGAACCACCATGGTGAATCCACCTACGAAGCAGGCGGTGCAGAAGTGGATATGGGTGACGATTATACCGCATTCGGTATCGGCGCCGGAATTGACTACTACCTCGACACTCCGGTACTTCCGACTTCTGTGGGTGCCGAAATCGCCTACATCAGCAACGGCGAACAGCTCTTAGCCAACGACGGAATGAATAAGTCCACCCTTTCTTCGAGCAACCTGAACATCAACCTGATGTTTGGTGTCCATGCAGAACTCGTCAAGAACTTCGAGCTTTCCGGAAAGGCTGGCCTCGGATTCGTGTACACGTCCTCTACGACAAAGACCACGGCAATCGCCGCAAACACCAGCTCCGAAACCGAAATGTCTAACTTGAGTTTCGGTCTTAAGGCCGGCGTTTACGCCACCTGGTTCTTCCTGTAA
- a CDS encoding DUF2339 domain-containing protein, with product MNKPSISNIIALLKKVKPVHYLVVLAIIGIGIFNAVTGIMPQVKQSRYERGIEKSFNKWWEDEGANQFKIVGVEPTEKVRQEEFEQFRNRAFALKPSYIIEDRVELMRKDFREWWEIRGGKEEFIAKNNRYPSESDFRRELAEWIDKYTDKFARYNMAFVPKKGQYDRLLTSWILFPSVWSYILFAVLFVFTLVRLEKRWQWFILWGCIVGWALIGGVLVSVMTGTSFFDHYSGERYMGMSLTIAFLLGATAFAPRKELSSQALSAICFTGLLLDMAVNWFINPNIFGAVAVLSPVAFGAGAVAGLKIETRRKTRYELKQEALQERARRIEKRNPMAEMKSKTRTMIQSGIENAKGGRPEQALSLLTQAMVQLLQEHPIDKATVLSLADSMNKLYIEVSSNQWLEWGEIAKNKNAPEAAIMFLKKGLSLEKDKNFARRALYTLGETCVIREIDVEDGLKHLQKVIEMNKTDILAKQAQKILDSYKALIDSSRNGG from the coding sequence ATGAATAAGCCCTCTATCTCGAATATTATCGCTCTTTTAAAAAAAGTGAAACCAGTCCATTACTTGGTGGTTTTGGCAATTATAGGTATCGGCATTTTTAACGCCGTCACCGGAATCATGCCGCAAGTCAAACAAAGCCGCTACGAACGAGGAATCGAAAAATCCTTTAACAAGTGGTGGGAAGATGAGGGTGCAAACCAGTTCAAGATTGTCGGAGTTGAACCGACCGAAAAAGTCAGACAAGAAGAATTCGAACAATTCCGCAACAGGGCTTTTGCGCTAAAGCCTTCGTACATTATCGAAGACCGCGTCGAGCTCATGAGAAAGGATTTCCGCGAATGGTGGGAAATCCGTGGCGGCAAAGAAGAATTTATAGCAAAGAACAACCGCTACCCCAGCGAATCTGACTTTAGGCGTGAACTTGCCGAATGGATTGACAAGTACACCGACAAATTCGCACGCTACAACATGGCGTTTGTCCCCAAGAAAGGGCAGTACGACCGACTGCTCACCAGTTGGATTCTGTTCCCGAGCGTGTGGAGCTACATTTTATTCGCCGTGCTCTTTGTGTTTACGCTTGTTCGTTTGGAAAAGCGTTGGCAATGGTTTATTCTGTGGGGATGCATTGTCGGCTGGGCTCTTATCGGCGGCGTTCTGGTAAGTGTCATGACCGGCACGAGTTTCTTTGACCATTACAGCGGCGAACGCTATATGGGCATGAGTCTTACGATTGCATTCCTGCTCGGCGCAACCGCATTCGCCCCGCGCAAGGAACTTTCTTCGCAGGCTCTTTCTGCCATTTGCTTTACGGGACTTTTGCTCGACATGGCCGTCAACTGGTTTATCAACCCGAACATTTTCGGCGCTGTCGCGGTACTTTCGCCCGTCGCCTTTGGCGCAGGAGCCGTTGCCGGCTTAAAGATTGAGACTCGCCGCAAGACCCGTTACGAACTCAAGCAAGAAGCGTTGCAAGAACGTGCCCGCCGCATTGAAAAGCGTAACCCCATGGCCGAAATGAAATCCAAGACCCGCACCATGATTCAGTCGGGAATTGAAAACGCCAAGGGCGGTCGCCCCGAGCAGGCTCTCAGCCTGCTGACGCAGGCGATGGTCCAGCTCTTGCAAGAACACCCGATTGACAAGGCTACGGTACTTTCGCTGGCCGACAGCATGAACAAGCTTTATATTGAAGTTTCAAGCAACCAGTGGCTCGAATGGGGCGAAATCGCAAAGAACAAGAACGCCCCCGAAGCAGCGATCATGTTCTTAAAGAAAGGCCTTTCGCTTGAAAAAGACAAGAACTTCGCAAGGCGCGCCCTCTATACCTTGGGCGAGACCTGCGTCATTCGCGAAATTGATGTTGAAGACGGTCTCAAGCACTTGCAAAAAGTCATCGAGATGAACAAAACCGACATCTTGGCTAAGCAAGCGCAAAAGATCCTGGATTCCTACAAAGCGCTTATCGACTCTTCACGTAACGGCGGTTAA
- a CDS encoding TIGR00730 family Rossman fold protein encodes MAKKKAIKLTPGKMIYHNLEFIDSDVGRPIRILSEFMGPYQIFAQEGIKNTIVFFGSARTLPMAELKKRQKSCKNKAELARLKRLEAVAEYYDAARELGAKLGRWANKQHDHGFAVMTGGGPGIMEAGNRGANDVGTSSVGLNIKLPFEQHPNPYIDDDLNLQFRYFFIRKYWFMKMARALVVFPGGFGTLDEMFEILTLIQTKKYGDKMPVVIYGSKYWNKVINWNHLAETGMIDKDDLKLFHFCDNVEDAYNVITTALEKTMD; translated from the coding sequence ATGGCAAAGAAAAAGGCAATCAAACTGACCCCCGGCAAAATGATCTACCATAATCTGGAATTTATCGATAGCGATGTCGGGCGCCCGATCAGAATTCTTTCCGAATTCATGGGGCCGTACCAGATTTTTGCACAGGAAGGCATCAAGAATACCATCGTGTTCTTCGGTTCTGCCCGCACGCTCCCCATGGCCGAACTCAAAAAACGCCAAAAAAGCTGCAAGAACAAGGCCGAACTTGCACGACTCAAACGACTGGAAGCCGTCGCAGAATACTACGACGCCGCGCGCGAACTGGGCGCGAAACTTGGCCGTTGGGCAAACAAGCAGCACGACCATGGTTTTGCGGTGATGACCGGTGGCGGTCCGGGCATTATGGAAGCAGGTAACCGTGGCGCAAACGACGTCGGTACCTCTTCAGTCGGCCTGAACATCAAGCTGCCCTTTGAACAGCACCCGAACCCCTACATCGACGACGATCTGAACCTGCAGTTCCGTTACTTCTTTATCCGTAAGTACTGGTTCATGAAAATGGCCAGAGCACTCGTGGTGTTCCCTGGCGGTTTCGGCACGCTCGACGAAATGTTCGAAATCTTGACGCTGATCCAGACAAAAAAATACGGCGACAAGATGCCCGTCGTGATTTACGGCAGCAAGTACTGGAACAAGGTAATCAATTGGAATCACCTCGCCGAAACCGGCATGATCGACAAGGACGACCTGAAGCTGTTCCATTTCTGCGATAACGTAGAAGATGCTTACAATGTCATTACAACGGCTCTCGAAAAGACTATGGATTAA